The genomic segment CAGGTACAGGCGCACCTTATGACACAGCAATATGAATCGCTGATGAAAAAAGCAAATCTTAAAGGCACAAAGTTGCCAGGTTTAATGTAAGTAGAACTCGGAGTTTTCAATGAAAGTTAGAGCGTCTGTAAAGCGTATGTGCAGAAACTGCAAAATTATCAAGAGAAGTGGTATTGTACGTGTTATCTGTAAAGATGCGCGTCACAAGCAGAAGCAGGGCTAAGCACTACTTGATTTATTATGTTGAAACCAGTATGCTTTCGACCCTTTGCGAGAGCGTGAAAAAATATCGGAGAATTGAATGGCTCGTATAGCAGGTGTGAATATCCCTGACAATAAGCATGTCGTGATAGCACTGACTTCTATCTATGGCGTTGGAAGAACAACTTCAGAGAAGTTGTGTGCAGCGGTGGGTGTTGAAACGCATGTTAAGGTCTCACAGCTGACGGAAGCCCAGTTGGAAGCATTTCGTGCTGAAATTGCCAAGATGACTGTCGAGGGTGACTTGCGCCGTGTTGTAACCATGAATATCAAGCGACTCATGGATTTGGGATGCTATCGTGGCCTGCGCCACCGTCGTGGTCTTCCCGTTCGTGGTCAGCGTACAAAAACCAATGCCAAGACGCGAAAGGGCAGACGTAAATCCAGCAGTGTATGATTTTTTATGTAGGATACCAATATGGCTATTAATAAGTCGAAGCAACAAAAAGTACGCAAAAAGATTAAAACCATCGTAACTGATGGAATTGTTCATGTTCATGCGTCCTTCAATAACACCATTGTAACGTTCTCTGATCGTCAGGGTAATGTTCTGTGTTGGGCAACTTCCGGTGGTTCAGGTTTTCGCGGATCACGAAAAAGTACACCATACGCAGCTCAGGTTGCTACTGAACGTGCTGCTGCTGTCGCTAAAGAATATGGCCTCAAGTCTGTTGCCGTTCGTGTACACGGCCCAGGACCCGGACGAGAGTCAACTATTCGCGAGCTGATTTCACAGGATTTCAAAATTGTGGAGATCACTGACGTTACCGGTATACCGCACAACGGTTGCAAGCCGCCGAAAAAACGTCGCGTATAATTTCAGGAGTAATCAATGGCAAGATATCTTGGTCCAACATGTAAACTTTCCCGACGTGAGGGAACGGACCTTTTGTTAAAGAGCGGTTTCCGTGATATAAAATCAAAGTGCAAGTTTGACAAACGTCCGGGCCAACATGGTGAAAAGACGCCTAGACTGAGTGACTTCGGTAAACAGCTTCGTGAAAAGCAGAAGATACGTCGTCTGTATGGCGTTCTTGAACGACAGTTCCGTAACTACTTCAAGGCGGCAGCTGGCAAAAAGGGTTCAACGGGTGAAAACCTGATGGCCATGCTCGAGAGCCGTCTCGATAACGTGGTATACCGTATGGGTTTTGCTACTACACGTGCAGAAGCGCGTCAGCTGGTTTCACACAAGGCAATTCTCGTTAATGACAGAGTAGTTAATATCGCGTCTTATCAGGTAGAGCCGGGTGATGTTGTCTCTGTACGTCAAAAAGCGCGTGCTCAGGGTCGAATCGTTGCTGCAGTTGCTCTTTCCGAGCAGCGCGCATCCTGTGACTGGCTCAATGTCGACAGCTCCGCGTTTAAGGGTACGTTTACCACTGCGCCAACTTTGTCTGATTTGTCGCCCGACTACAACGTTAACCTCGTTGTGGAACTTTATTCCAAGTAAAATCGGAGACTTCGCCGCATGACTAGTGAAATAAAAGAGATGTTGACGCCTAAGGTCCTCAAGGTGCAGGCAAGTTCTCCGAACCATGCCCGCATTGTTCTTGAGCCTCTTGAACGGGGATATGGATATACTCTCGGTAATGCTTTGAGAAGAATACTTCTGTCTTCGATGCCTGGAAGTGCAATTACGGAAGCCACTATTGATGGCGTATTGCATGAGTACAGTACGATTGAAGGGGTTCAGGAGGATGTTGTAGATATCCTGCTAAACCTCAAACAGGTCGCTCTGCGTATGACAGTCGGAAAGGAAGCAGTCCTTACTCTCGAAAAGAAAGGTCCATGCCAGGTGAAGGCATCTGATATTCAGGTTACTCATGGTGTTGAAATTGTTAACCCGGATCTTGTAATTGCGAACCTTAATGCTAACGGTAAACTCAACATGACGTTGAAAGTGACCCGTGGAACAGGGTTTCATTCTACTGAAGCGGTTCAGCACGGCGTTGAGGAAGAGGTTCAGCAGAAGTCTATTGGAAAGCTGCGTATTGATAACAGCTATTCTCCTGTCATCAAGGTTGCTTATTATGTAGATAATGCGCGTGTAGAGAATCGCACAGACCTTGATAAGCTGACTATCGATCTTGAGACAAATGGCACTATCGATCCGGAAGAAGCAATTCGACATGCAGCAAATATTCTTCAGCGCCAGCTTTATGCTTTCGTTGACATGAAGTTTGAAGAAGCGCGCCACGACAATAAAGAACGTAATGATTTTGATCCTGTTCTTTTACGTTCAGTGGATGATCTCGAGTTGACCGTACGTTCTGCAAACTGCCTGAAAGCTGAAAATATATTTTATATTGGCGATCTGGTACAAAAAACAGAAACTGAATTGCTCAAGACACCGAATCTGGGTAAAAAATCCCTGACGGAAATCAAGGATGTACTCGCATCCCGTACATTGTCGTTGGGTATGAAACTGGAAAATTGGCCGCCTGCAAACCTTGGCGAGTAAATTTTGAGGAGTTTTTAAATGCGTCATCGTAATTCTGGTAGAAGCTTCAGCCGAACCAGCAGTCACCGCAAGGCCATGTTTTCCAATATGTGCTGCTCATTGGTAGAACATGAAATTATTAAAACGACACTGGCTAAGGCGAAAGAGCTTCGCCGTTATGTTGAGCCACTGATTACAGTCAGTAAGGTTGATACGGTTGCTCATCGTCGCCATGTTTTCGACAGACTGCGATCCAAGAGCGCTGTTGGCAAACTGTTTACAAACCTTGGACCGCGTTATGTTGAGCGTCCAGGTGGTTATGTGCGTGTACTAAAGTGCGGCTACCGTGCTGGTGATAATGCGCCTATGGCTATTGTTGAGCTTGTTGACCGTCCGCAGGACGAAGAGCAGGCCGACGAGTAATCTCCGTTCGTTGTTGTGATTGGTAGGGGCATACTATTCGTTTGGCCCCTATCATAAAATCCTCGGTCTCTTATTTGACCTAGTATATGTGTTCAGTGCTTCATCTCTACTCTATCTTTCAATTTCTGAAACTCTCTTTTAAGCGGCTCGTTTTTAAAACCATTTAGGGACGTTCTCATTTCATGTTAAGAAGTGAAAATATTGTGGTTTAGGGGCATTGTGCTTGATGGAGCTGTAAAATATCAAAGCAACTTTCTTGAGCCAGAATTTAAGATAATTGTAGTTTTGAGTAAATAATTGTATTTCAAGATTTTTTGTAGATTGGGTTGAGCGCAGCGAAGCCCGACATCAGGTGTCATCTCATGCATCCGTCCCTGGGCTTATCAACAAAGGCTAAGGTTCTGATTTAAAATAAAGCATTGTATTAATGAGTTTTTTGTAGCAACTGTCTTGAGCCAAAAACTCATGGTAGTTACCTTATTCAAAATAAATCATTGTATTTTAATTGGCAAGGCTGGGCTGAGCGCAGCGAAGCCTGGCAATGGGTGTCGCCGTTGGCCGGATGTTTAATACGAGCATCCCATCCCGCGCTTATCAGCGCAGGCTACGGCGCCAATTTCAAATAAATCATTGTATTAAATGAATTTGTTTGTGGGCTTGTCTGAGCATGGCGAAGCCCAGTGCATTTCCCCCGTTTCTGTGAGCCATATGAATTGGTCTCCGAACCAGTTCAGAGATTAAATGCCGTTGGTGTTTCAAGATTCCAGTATTCATGATGATTAAGAGCTTTCGCATGGCAGCAATGAGAGCGGTTTTTTTGCTTTTCTGGCCTGGCAGAGCCTGTGGTAGAAGCTTTTGATTTGCGGATTGTGTCTGGTCGCGACAAGTGTTGCCATGTAGAGCGCGTTTCTGACGGAGGCTCTACCGCCCCAAATGGTGCGTTTTCCTCTAAGTGTGCCGCTATCGCGATTAAAGGGTGCACTCCGGCAAGTGCCGCAATCATCTGCTTTGGAGAAAGCGTTCCCAGTTCAGGAAGCACATAGAGCAGGGCGATTGCGGTAGTGTCTCCCACTCCCTTGATGCTGCTCAGTATGTTTTTCTTTTCCGACAGAGCGTCATCATTCTCGATAAGTTTTTCCTGACTTTGTCCAATAGTTTTCAGTACTTTTTCGAGCATGTCCAGAACGCGTTGAATCGACTCAGCCTGTTCGGACTCTGGGATTCAATTGTGATGAACCGACTTAACGCTTTTTCAATGCTCCCCGACCCCCTTAAAGGAGTTTGCTCCATTAAGGAGGTTCAATCACGAATATTAAGTATGTAAGTTGATTGATTTAAATCATTATTGTACAATTGCTTTTTTTTAAAGCAATGTGAGACCTCGTATGTCAGCAACGCCTACCGCCATTAAGCCGTTTACCGTTGATTTTTCATGGCAATCAATGATTGAACAAGCTTATCAAGTTTTTCTTTGTGTAAACGGACAACGATCCGTTCGCTTGTTAAACGACCAGGTGAGTCCAATATTGCCTGAATCCTGCTCGCTGAAAATCAAGTGGGAATGAAGATTGCAAGGGTTTGAGATTTCAAGTGACAAAAATGACCTGAAAATAACGCATCCCTTATATCCGGGGGATCTGACAATAGAAGTTGTTGAAATGATCAGGACGCAGCGCATAATTGACAGGTCTGCTACCTTTTTTGCCAAAACCAAGCTCTTTGCCCTGGATACAACGCAATTTGAACCCGGAAAGCACCACAAAGTGTTGATCAAGGAAGAATGGAGAACGGGTATCTCCACAAAAATTCAGAGCGTGGGTGATGCCAGGCTCATATATAGACCAATCGAGAGCATCGATGATGCAATAACAGTGGGAACGGAAATCTCCACACTTACTATACTGCTTATGTCTGAGCATATTGCACGATGGATTCAAACCAACTGTCCAGAGGCCCTTACGAATCCAGAAGCCATTGTGAACCTGCAGATTAATATCGGTGAATCTCGCAAACAGACTGGCGTCACAGCGCTGATATCAACCACCAGGAACATTCAAAGGCTCGATGCCTTACGCATGGATTACGAGGCTTTCATGAAGTGTTTAGTCACTTGTATAACGGCTGAAAAAGCAGAAGCATGGATTAGCGCCGTTATCTCTCAAACACTGCCTGATAAATCGCAAGGAGTAATCACGCGGGCTTCGTCAGAAATCGTGAAATCCATGCAGGAACCCAGCGAAGCACCAGCAGCCGAGGATGGGGTCGTGTCGTCTTGCTTTTTGCCCTGATAATCACATGGTCTTGCCGGGTAAATCGGACATCTTTCTAATCAACTTTTCTGACCTCATAGAAATCCGGAGATTGATACCCCAATCTTGAATGTAGCCGCTTTCGATTATAGTAAATTTCAATACATTCGAATATATGATTTTTAGCGGCAGTTACCTGGCACTGACTTTCAGACTGGGAATGCCTAAAATTATAGTGAATACTTTGGGTTTGGTTTGATATTATCAGCCTGTGTAAACGTCAGTTGTACCAGGTACCATCTTAAGGATTTTGATACTATGCCTTACCTCATTTACGCGCGCGACTTCGATAATATGGACGCACAACGTGAGCAAATTCGTGAAGCTCATCGTGAACACTTGCGAAGTATCGGAGACAAATTACTTGCTTCGGGAGCCTTACTTGATGATGATGGAACAACAGTCATTGGTGGTATCAGTTTAATTGATACTGAAGACCGCGCTGAAGCTGAGAAATTCGCAAATGACGATCCCTACGGAAAAGCTGGCATACGTAAGGAAACATTGATTTTAAAATGGCGACAAAGATGGTGGAACGGCAACTTTTTGAAAAGTTAACTCTCAAAAAGTCGAGCATGGCGTTAATGCTCATTTAGGGTCTGTTGACATTTGGTGGTACGAAGCGAAAATCACGTTAATTTAGGCCAAATTTTATCTTGAGTGAGGCGAATAGCCGGCTCTATTTAACGAACTCAAGGTTAAATTTGGACAAATTGACGTGGTTTGCAGCCATGTCACCAATTGTCAACAGACCCTAGTATATTGGCGCCTGTCAAATACATTAACCCCTCTATTATCGGCAGGAATAACTGGTTGTTTCATGGTGGCGAAGCCGGTGCCTGTGCCGACAGTATTATATGTACCTTTATTGAAACTTCAAAAACCACATGGTCGATGTCTTTGCCTGAGTCAAATAGATTCTGGCCAATATTCGCAATGCGCAAACCATGTAGCCTGGATAAACCCGGTCCTCCAATATTGATAAGGCTTGCTGGTTGATTAGCGTAGTCTGCCGGTCTTTTCAACTGCCAGGCGGGTGGTTAACTGAGCTCTTAAACGTGCATTGAGGTATGCGCACTGATGTGCCATAATGACCCTAAATTAATCAAATCATGCACTCATGTAATTCCGTTATCGACTTTGGAGTAATTGTGAAAAAAAATGTTTCTCGCCAAATGCAAGCCTTTTCAAGAAAGCATCATAAGCGCAGTGTTGAATTTGAAGGGGTGATTACCAGGCTGAAAGGGATTGAAAATGCCTTAAGGATTGATGCGCTGCAGTCACAAAGTGATGGCGGAAGTTTTGAGGATAGATTTGAATTCCGGGTGGGTCATTCCAGTTGGATAATGGCCCCTGTATTGTCAAAAGACATTCCTGCCTTGCAGAAAGGCATTCGTTCGTTGAGTTCCCTCAAGCGTTCATTGGTTGAACTTCGAGAGGATGTCGACACGAGGGGTTACGGTTTTTTCAAATGTGGCAATCTGAAGCAAACTATGGATGCAATGCTTCCGCTCAGCAGGATAAAGAACTTGAAAGATGATATGAAATCCCTGCTGGATGCATATCAAAACGTTGTTAATGGTTATACCCTGGGCCCCGACAAAACCATGGAGCTATTTGAATGGCTTGCTGAATATGAGAAAAAACAAGCTGTAGAGCAGCGAATGTCAGGTGCAGGCTTATAATAACGCGATGAAAAAAGGCACTCTGTGCCAGACAAAAGTGCGTAGTGTAGCTACAGGAGGTCCGGGCAAGAGCAACTCATATCCCTCGCTTTGTGCATACATGTGAATTGGTTGAAAAAATAAAGGGAATTTTTGACGAAGAACGCTCCAGAGCAGATGCACCCCGGATTACCAAACGATTTAACCGTGAAGGTTAATGGGTTGGAAAACAACGTGTTGCCCGGATAATGCATAAAATTTTGACCGAGGGACGGGTATTGATTAGAATGCAGGCTTGCCGAAAAATCACGAAAAAGCGCGTGAAATCGTTCAGAAAATTGAGTTTCACCATACGCCAAAACATGGCAGTTGGCTAAACATTGCCGAGTGTGAACTCTGTGCCATGACCAGTCAATGCATCAATAACAGACGCTTTGGCAATATTGAGCT from the Legionella geestiana genome contains:
- the rpmJ gene encoding 50S ribosomal protein L36, coding for MKVRASVKRMCRNCKIIKRSGIVRVICKDARHKQKQG
- the rpsK gene encoding 30S ribosomal protein S11, coding for MAINKSKQQKVRKKIKTIVTDGIVHVHASFNNTIVTFSDRQGNVLCWATSGGSGFRGSRKSTPYAAQVATERAAAVAKEYGLKSVAVRVHGPGPGRESTIRELISQDFKIVEITDVTGIPHNGCKPPKKRRV
- the rplQ gene encoding 50S ribosomal protein L17, translating into MRHRNSGRSFSRTSSHRKAMFSNMCCSLVEHEIIKTTLAKAKELRRYVEPLITVSKVDTVAHRRHVFDRLRSKSAVGKLFTNLGPRYVERPGGYVRVLKCGYRAGDNAPMAIVELVDRPQDEEQADE
- a CDS encoding YciI family protein, with product MPYLIYARDFDNMDAQREQIREAHREHLRSIGDKLLASGALLDDDGTTVIGGISLIDTEDRAEAEKFANDDPYGKAGIRKETLILKWRQRWWNGNFLKS
- a CDS encoding DNA-directed RNA polymerase subunit alpha yields the protein MTSEIKEMLTPKVLKVQASSPNHARIVLEPLERGYGYTLGNALRRILLSSMPGSAITEATIDGVLHEYSTIEGVQEDVVDILLNLKQVALRMTVGKEAVLTLEKKGPCQVKASDIQVTHGVEIVNPDLVIANLNANGKLNMTLKVTRGTGFHSTEAVQHGVEEEVQQKSIGKLRIDNSYSPVIKVAYYVDNARVENRTDLDKLTIDLETNGTIDPEEAIRHAANILQRQLYAFVDMKFEEARHDNKERNDFDPVLLRSVDDLELTVRSANCLKAENIFYIGDLVQKTETELLKTPNLGKKSLTEIKDVLASRTLSLGMKLENWPPANLGE
- the rpsM gene encoding 30S ribosomal protein S13, translating into MARIAGVNIPDNKHVVIALTSIYGVGRTTSEKLCAAVGVETHVKVSQLTEAQLEAFRAEIAKMTVEGDLRRVVTMNIKRLMDLGCYRGLRHRRGLPVRGQRTKTNAKTRKGRRKSSSV
- the rpsD gene encoding 30S ribosomal protein S4, producing MARYLGPTCKLSRREGTDLLLKSGFRDIKSKCKFDKRPGQHGEKTPRLSDFGKQLREKQKIRRLYGVLERQFRNYFKAAAGKKGSTGENLMAMLESRLDNVVYRMGFATTRAEARQLVSHKAILVNDRVVNIASYQVEPGDVVSVRQKARAQGRIVAAVALSEQRASCDWLNVDSSAFKGTFTTAPTLSDLSPDYNVNLVVELYSK